The genomic DNA GTTTCTGTTTTCAACCGATTTTATACGGCCTAACGTTAAGTGTGGTCTGAATGTTTTTTGCTCGCCATCAAAACCACAGGCAACCACCTGCTTCTCGATTTCCGACACCAGTTGTAACAACTCCTCCGATTCGTTGAGTTTAATAAACAAAACGCGTGGCTGGTTTTTGCTTTTAAAATACCCCGTTCCTTTTAGGTTGATCTCAAAATTCGATTTTTCAGAAATTAAGAGCTCCAACCGATCGACCAATTCGTAAAGCTGTTCGCGTGTTGTGTTGCCTATAAAACGCAGCGTTAAATGAAGATTATTGGGATCAACCCAGTTTATCCGGTCGTTGGAAAACTGGTTTTTAAAATGCTGCAGCAGTTTCAGTACTTCCTTGTTCGGAGTAATTTTTATGGCAATGAAAGTTCTGATGTGGTCTCGCATGCTACAAATAACCTAATTCAATTAATGTAACGATCTCTTCCAGCACCTGGTCTTCTTCATCAGGATCGTAACCGGCTTTTAAATCGTTTCTAAAAAGCTTGGCAATTCCCTGCCAAAAAGTGGCGCTAAATCCTCCCCTGAAATCCTTTATCAAACTGTAAGGTGTTCGCTCCGTTTCGCGATTAATTAGTTTCAGTAAAATCCGTCCGTCCGAAATCGACCACTTTTTCAGTTCATCTTTGTGTTTATCGAGTAGTTCCTTTTCCAACTGTTTCATCAATTTCCGTTGTTCTTTTCGTGTTTCCAGGGCATAGTATTCGGGCTCGTACTCTTTTAACAATTCGCGCGCCTCAACAGCCAGCGGGTACACCTTTTTCACTTTTTGGATGTAACGTGTATAACGCCGGTATTCCCTGTTGTTTTTAAACTCACGATCCGGAAAAACAGGTATCTCTTTTATGTTCTTAAAAATAATGGTATCCCCATCCTGAACATAGCCCATAATCACCTCAGAAGAATCGTTTTCCTGCGCCCCGGCCAGCCACGCTCCCCACATTAAAAACAGTATAAAAACAAACCTCTTCATCAAAATATTTTTAACAACATAAAAGTAGAACGAAATAATCGTTATTCAATTACAGACCATACAAAGTTTATATCTTTGGTTCCGAAAACAAAAGATTATACGCGATTATGCAAACATCGGTTCATTCAGAAATTGGCCAACTGGAAGGCGTAATTATCCACACTCCGGGTTCGGAAGTTGAAAATATGACACCGGCAAATGCCGAGCGTGCGCTGTATAGCGACATTTTAAATTTGTCGATTGCCTCGACCGAATATGCACAGTTTGAAGGTGTGCTAAAAAAGGTGTCAAAGGTTTACCAGGTGAAAGATCTGCTGGCCGATATTCTGGCTACTGATGCAGTAAAAAAAGAGCTGTTGAATGAAATCTGCATGACCGAATACATCGACTCGTGCCAGCAAATGCTTGATACAGATGTAAAAACACTGGCAACAATGCTGATTGAAGGAGTGGTACTGGAGAAAAACAACCTAACCAATTACCTGAGTAATGAGCGCTTTTTGCTGCGACCTTTACACAACCTGTTTTTCACGCGCGACTCGGCAATGGCAATGAACAACGATATGCTTATTGGGAAAATGGCTAATCCTGTTCGCGAGCGGGAATCGGTTATTATGGAGGCCATTTACAAATACCACCCTGATATTGAGACCCACGTTTTGAACCCGGCAAAACCAGAATCGAACATTATGGTGAACCGAAAATCGATGGTGGAAGGCGGCGATGTGCAAATTGCGCGCGACGATATTTTTGTTATCGGTACCGGCGTTAGAACCAGCACGCAGGGAATTGATTTTATCATCGAAAACATCAAAAAGCACAAAAAAGAAAAACAACATATTATCGTTCAGGAGCTGCCTGAAACACCCGAGTCGTTTATTCACCTCGACATGGTTTTTACTTTTCTGAATACGGATGAATGTATGGTTTATCCGCCGGTAATTTTCGGAATGAGCCGTTTTAAAACCATTCACATTGAACTTGAAAACGGCGATGTTAGCCGAATTGAAGAAATGCCAAACCTGCCGAAAGCGTTAAAAAAACTGGGCGTGGATTTAAACCCGATTTCGTGTGGTGGCAACAGCGACGAGTGGATCCAGGAGCGCGAGCAATGGCACAGCGGTGCTAACTTTTTGGCTTTTGCTCCGGGAAAAATAATTGGCTACCAACGCAACGTTCATACCATTGAAGAGCTGAACAAAAACGGCTACGAGGTAGTAGCAGCTACAGACATTATAGACGGAAAAGCATCGGTTGACGATTACAAAAAATGTGTGGTAACCATTGCCGGATCGGAGCTGGCGCGCGGCGGTGGCGGTGCACGTTGTATGTCGCAACCATTCAGAAGAGCAGCAGTAAACTGGTAGGATATTATTGAAAAGAAAAGATTTATGCGCAAACTCAGAAATATAGAACTTGGCCGTTTAAGCGTTGAGGAATACAAAAAATCGACAAAAACACCCATTGTTGTGGTGCTTGATAATATAAGAAGCTGCAACAATATTGGTTCGGTGTTCCGCACTTCGGATGCCTTGCTAATTAACAAAATATACCTGTGCGGCATTACAGCCACACCTCCCAACAACGAAATCAGGAAAACCGCCCTCGACGCCGAAAAATCGGTTGACTGGGAATATTTTGAGCATACCGAAGAAGTGGTGAAAAAATTGCAGCAGGAAGGGTTTAAAGTTTATGCCATTGAACAGGTTGAAAACAGTATTATGCTGCCCGATTTTCAACCTGCCAACGATGAAAAAGTTGCCCTGGTTTTTGGCAACGAAGTAAAAGGCGTTAAACAA from uncultured Draconibacterium sp. includes the following:
- a CDS encoding arginine deiminase family protein; translation: MQTSVHSEIGQLEGVIIHTPGSEVENMTPANAERALYSDILNLSIASTEYAQFEGVLKKVSKVYQVKDLLADILATDAVKKELLNEICMTEYIDSCQQMLDTDVKTLATMLIEGVVLEKNNLTNYLSNERFLLRPLHNLFFTRDSAMAMNNDMLIGKMANPVRERESVIMEAIYKYHPDIETHVLNPAKPESNIMVNRKSMVEGGDVQIARDDIFVIGTGVRTSTQGIDFIIENIKKHKKEKQHIIVQELPETPESFIHLDMVFTFLNTDECMVYPPVIFGMSRFKTIHIELENGDVSRIEEMPNLPKALKKLGVDLNPISCGGNSDEWIQEREQWHSGANFLAFAPGKIIGYQRNVHTIEELNKNGYEVVAATDIIDGKASVDDYKKCVVTIAGSELARGGGGARCMSQPFRRAAVNW
- a CDS encoding RNA methyltransferase, which produces MRKLRNIELGRLSVEEYKKSTKTPIVVVLDNIRSCNNIGSVFRTSDALLINKIYLCGITATPPNNEIRKTALDAEKSVDWEYFEHTEEVVKKLQQEGFKVYAIEQVENSIMLPDFQPANDEKVALVFGNEVKGVKQSVVNLCDGSIEIPQYGTKHSFNISVSAGIVLWDIFQKISN
- the thpR gene encoding RNA 2',3'-cyclic phosphodiesterase, with the translated sequence MRDHIRTFIAIKITPNKEVLKLLQHFKNQFSNDRINWVDPNNLHLTLRFIGNTTREQLYELVDRLELLISEKSNFEINLKGTGYFKSKNQPRVLFIKLNESEELLQLVSEIEKQVVACGFDGEQKTFRPHLTLGRIKSVENRNRFFAIIDEMPTVEYQKVEVKELMLFQSILKQTGPEYRSIKTFLLK
- a CDS encoding DUF4294 domain-containing protein, encoding MKRFVFILFLMWGAWLAGAQENDSSEVIMGYVQDGDTIIFKNIKEIPVFPDREFKNNREYRRYTRYIQKVKKVYPLAVEARELLKEYEPEYYALETRKEQRKLMKQLEKELLDKHKDELKKWSISDGRILLKLINRETERTPYSLIKDFRGGFSATFWQGIAKLFRNDLKAGYDPDEEDQVLEEIVTLIELGYL